One part of the Populus alba chromosome 18, ASM523922v2, whole genome shotgun sequence genome encodes these proteins:
- the LOC118032791 gene encoding protein NRT1/ PTR FAMILY 1.2, with protein MILLWLTAMIPQLQPPPCDRFTDMCSSATAGQLAILFFSFGLVSIGAGCIRPCSIAFDADQDNEENPNNESVLQSFFNWYYAATGLSTIIAFTVIVYIDYIQDNLGWKVGFAVPAILMFFSALMFLVGSSQYIIGKTSSSLFTGFVQVVVAAFRNRKLNLSHSSIEQYYHSDDSEFQVPADN; from the coding sequence ATGATTCTTCTTTGGTTAACTGCCATGATACCACAACTACAACCTCCACCTTGTGACCGATTCACCGATATGTGCAGCTCAGCTACAGCAGGCCAACTGGCTATCTTATTCTTCTCTTTCGGCCTTGTATCCATTGGAGCTGGTTGCATTAGGCCTTGCTCTATTGCCTTCGACGCAGACCAAGACAACGAAGAGAACCCCAACAATGAGAGTGTCCTGCAGAGTTTCTTTAATTGGTATTATGCTGCAACAGGATTATCGACAATTATAGCATTTACTGTTATTGTCTACATAGACTACATTCAAGATAACCTCGGTTGGAAAGTTGGGTTTGCCGTTCCTGCAATTCTCATGTTCTTCTCTGCTTTAATGTTTCTGGTGGGTTCTTCCCAGTACATCATAGGGAAGACCTCCTCGAGCTTATTTACAGGTTTTGTTCAGGTTGTAGTTGCAGCATTCAGGAACAGAAAGCTCAATCTATCTCACAGTAGCATTGAACAGTATTACCACAGTGATGACTCTGAGTTCCAGGTCCCTGCTGATAATTAA
- the LOC118032787 gene encoding protein NRT1/ PTR FAMILY 1.1: MTTRSFSSMLDYPNHPSLIFLNTLCRCLNRACIIIDPDRDVNLDVSASNPWRLCTVDQVESLKALLGVIPIWTTGIMMHINLNQNSFATLQAVTMDRIILNFELPAGSLNVFLVLTLTIWLTFYDRILLPLLARFTGRPRGGLSPKVRIGIGLLVPVAARAMSAVVETIRRKTAMEEGLEDEPDGVVNMSVVWLLPPKILLGLAEAFNSIGQIEFYYSQFPKSMSTIAVALFTFGTAVADLIGSGLVYVAGRVIHRREGELVLK, encoded by the coding sequence ATGACGACTCGGAGTTTTTCTTCGATGCTTGACTATCCAAATCATCCCTCCTTAATATTTCTCAACACTTTGTGCAGGTGTCTGAACCGAGCTTGTATCATAATAGATCCTGATAGGGATGTAAATCTTGATGTGTCAGCTTCAAATCCATGGCGGCTATGCACAGTTGATCAGGTAGAGTCACTGAAAGCTCTGCTTGGGGTCATCCCCATTTGGACTACAGGCATCATGATGCATATCAACTTGAACCAAAACTCATTTGCCACCCTCCAAGCAGTTACCATGGACAGGATCATCTTGAATTTTGAACTTCCAGCAGGATCCCTCAATGTGTTTCTGGTTCTCACTCTCACAATCTGGCTAACCTTCTATGACCGAATTCTGTTGCCATTGTTGGCAAGATTCACCGGCAGGCCACGTGGCGGGCTTAGTCCTAAAGTAAGGATAGGAATTGGTTTGCTAGTCCCAGTTGCAGCAAGGGCAATGTCAGCAGTAGTAGAAACCATAAGAAGGAAAACTGCTATGGAGGAAGGACTAGAAGACGAACCAGACGGTGTGGTGAACATGTCAGTAGTGTGGCTTTTGCCACCAAAAATCCTGCTTGGATTGGCTGAAGCTTTTAATTCAATTGGACAGATCGAATTCTACTACTCTCAGTTCCCTAAAAGCATGTCTACCATTGCGGTGGCTCTTTTCACTTTCGGAACCGCGGTGGCTGATCTGATAGGGAGTGGTTTGGTGTATGTTGCGGGCAGGGTTATCCACAGGAGGGAAGGAGAGCTGGTTCTCAAGTAA